CATTATTAAGTTCCATGTACAATACAATACTTGCACACTCACAGAGCTTCCACTTTTAGACACATATGCCGCAAAACAAATAGTAGAATGCATATACTTTTATGTCCACTGATATTCTTCACGAATTATAGACTTAAAACTTCATATGTTATGAAAAACAGCCATGCTAGGTATACCTAACTAAAACTGCCCACTTTTtatattcccttccctctttcctggTCAACAGAGTATCTGATAACCCTCACCTAGTAAAGATTAGGCAATTTAGGGATGGAATAATTCTCAGTGGGGGAAAATTCCCCTTTCCAGAATCTGTCTGGGAAGTTTAACTGCAGCACTTATCCAAGATTATAATATAGACAGCTAATTCAGGATAGTCTAAGGTAAAAAAGCACATCTTTTTCTAAGTGCTAACCAGCTGAGTGACTTTAGACAATAATGTACATGTTTATGAATCAATTCCCTTCTGCcgtaaaatgaaattaatcttACTACCTTTCCTGGTTTAAGGAGAGATAAAGTAGTAGATATGAAAgtataagcttttattaagtttAGTGTAGAGTGAACCATTTGTGAGATAGCCATGCCTCTTACTATTTTGGGTGATAGTTTCCCTACTTCCCTCagaataaatgtataattttaactTCCATGTTTGTTTCCATAGCTGAAgtacttttttctttcacatctgCTACCCCCAACTCTTAACTGTACAATATTGTTGCCAATTTTCACTGTTTCAAACAAtgcttcagagattttttttttcagggactTACTAAAGAATGCATAAAAAGCAATGGATAATTAATTATTGTATCATTTGATCTAGACATCATTTGTGCCCTGGGAAAAATCCTCTGGAACCAATGGTATTTTGTTCGCAAACTCCCTTTCTCTCAAAGTTGCTTTCTCTCACATTCTTTCCAACTTCTAGTACACAAGCCAAGTGCTCTCAAAGAAGATaactcatctctttctctcctctcttgtGAAGACCATTCttttatgttattaaaatatatatattcttagaaGGCCCAAGTGACTCAAAAAGAAAGATTGTAGGCAATCTACTACTGTGGTTGGTAACTGGAATTACCATGAAGGATTACTGaggcccaagaatctcatttcaCATAATATGGAGGGCCAGAAGAATTTTATGATGAGCTGCATAGTTTACCATGTTTGTCTTTCATTGACAAGTAACTGCTGTCTAAATTAAAAGTGCAGGCCAGTCTCCCTTCTAGAAAAGGTGAGAGGGCTCAAAGAATGTTGTTCTACTCTCCAAGTTAgcaagggaaatagagaaaaatagggCTTAAGAAACAGAAGTAAAGAGATTTTCAGAGACAAAAAGGGATTATAACCTATCTCAAAGCACTGCTGGCTAATAGAATGTGATAGACCCGAGGAAGAGAAGAACCAAGGAAGAGAAGAACCATTAAATATTTCTAGATAAATTATGGatctatagcttttttttttttttttaactgaggtaTAATTTTGACTCAGAAGAAGGAGGATCTGCTTTAATTAAATCCAAATAAATGATCATATCGATATGGGGAGAGGTCATGGAGTAAagatcagagaaaaagagactaGTATTTAAATGAATAGTGTTCACTCTCCTTGAGGGGTCTTCAGACAGTGATTGAGCAACCAATTGTGTATTATAGTAGAAATTTCTTTTGTATATGAGTTTGACTTGTAACTAATTTCTTCAGATGTTGAAACTGATTTTATTAAGGCGTATTAAATCAACTATTTGTCTTATctaatattaatagaaaaaaatgctatgTTCCCAAAGCATGTATCTGAGAAATAAGATATACTCCCAAAACTTGTCACCCTTATTTGCTATTCTATGGATTCACATGGAAACAAATTATATGAGCAGAAGGAACACAGAAAGCATTGCTagaaatgatgaaactgaaacccTTCAAGGATACTGATGGTATTTTCCTAAGCTAAAAAAGGCAagagttaaagagaaaaatagaaataggaagaaaCAGCTGTTTAAGAACATGAAGGAATTcatggacttaaaaaaaaataaaagatatacagAAAAAGAAGCAAGAGCACACAGACAATAGTGGATGAATACAAAGCAAAGTACTATTTTGTAAGAGCTTTAAGAACGTTAAATCTCGCAATGAACCAAAGCTGACAAATgctaaagatgacaaaaatatggAGAGGAGGATCAAAGAAGGTTTACGACCATTTGTCAAGAGAGCAATAATAACATAAGAAACAATTCAAGACTTAAGTTACTTCTACTATTTCTGCCAAAAAGAACAGTTTTTAGATAAAAAGAATAGAACCAAAATAGCTGATAGGAAGGTAAAACCCATTACTAgtgaagagataataaaagattatcTAGCTTTTATGAATTTGATTCATAAGGCCTAGATGAACTAGATTCCATTCCACAGATCTGAAAAACTGATGAATGTGTACTGATCTACTGTCAATTGTCTTTACAAAATAAGAGAACAGGATTGGGAAATGGTAAAAGtcctgacttaaaaaaaaaaaagagtagaatcTGAAAACTACAGACTCATGAGTTTGCCTTGAATTCCCAGCAAAATTgtatgatgttttaaaaaaataatctagtGAAGCTCTAAAaagctttatatacatatatatgcatatatatgtatattaaataaaaagtctGGCTTCATTAGCAATGGTTTATCCTGtattaatctttttatattttttgacagtttcTAAGCCAGCAGATCAGGGAACTGGTACAATATatacaattaacaaaatatttgacAGTTTCTTATgctttatttaataaattgacaagatataaagaaatatcCCCACTGAAAATCCctgttcttttatctttctttttttccccagaccATCACCATTGCTCtgggtttgttttttcctcatagGCAACAATTTCAATAAGGTGTTCCTCTCCATCCTTGCTTCTTTGACCCTTTGTTTTTAACTTTGTTAGTCATTCAAGCCCTGCAACATTCCTAATAATTATCATAagagttccttttccttttctctacatCTCTTAACTTCTTATTATCTCCAGTTCTCCCCTcctttatttcagtttttaatgAAGTGGTAACCCTTCTCCCCAAAGCCAGATTTCCTATTTGTACTCCCAATTTCCTCCATAATCACCAACAGAGTCAGTCTCtcatttcctcttattttcaatttctccgTATGGCCAAGTTTCTTTAATCTTTTAAGACCTCATTAGACTCTACCTCTTTTTTTATAgccaaattctttgaaaattattgcCTCCACTTTTCCTGTCATGTAACCTTTTACAACCTTCTCACCACTTGAATTATAATCATCAAAAATAAGTACCAAGCTTAAATGgtttttttctcagtcttcatcctttTTTGCCTCTGCTGCATTCAACACCACTAACTATTCTTTCTATACTCTTTTGTCTCTGGGTTTTCATTACACTGCTTTCTTGGTTCTTCCACTGGTTGAACACTCCTTAGCCACTTTTGTTgtattatcatcttcatcattcTTCCTAACTGTGAGTGTGCACATCAGTGGTGTAaagctcaaatagaaacagatcacCAAACCATACATAAGGATTCCTTTTGGCTGCATATACTTAGAACACCATAAATTAACATcatctttgttttattgtatttttatttatttttgttaaatattttccatttccattttaatttggttcaggctCCACTCAGCATGTCTAcatctctgtaaaaaaaaaaaaaaaaaaaaaaaaaactggtttgccatttccttctccagtgtatttccattttacagatgaggaaataaagccaatacgggttaagtgacttgcccagaatcacacagcttataagtgttTTTCTGACTGGCCCAGTACTCTATTTTTTGCATCATCTAATCTTGAATCCTCACTAATTCATATATTCAGTCTATTGCCATTTTTACTTTTACAATCTCACTTGGATATGAttccttttctccactcacatGGCTACAACCTTAGTTTAGATCTTTATTACTTCTTGCCTGGACTACTGTAGTAACCTTTTAATTGGTCTCTCTCAAGTCTCTCTTTTTACCCCAGTCCATATTCCACACAACAATTGAAGCAATTTTCCTTGAGTACAAATCTGGCTATGTAATTCCCTACTCAAAAGTTTATCTCTTATCTCTAGCAGCAAGTATAAactctatttgacatttaaagtcagCCTTATTACACATAACTCCCTTTCATGCATACTACAGTCCAACCCAGATGATCATTTTCTCACATACCACACTCAAATAGCTTCTCTATACCAAATTCATTCCCCCCTCATCTACCTCTTTGAAACTCTTAATTTCCTTCATGGCTCAGCTCAAGGTttaccttctacatgaagtctttctttATCCCCCTATGTTACTGCATTCCTTAGAAAATAAcatgtatataatttgtatattctTTTATGTTATCTCCCTCAGCTAGATTGTAAAGTCTTCAAAGGAAAAGACTTTTCACTTTTGTCTCTATATCCCTAGCATACTCTTCTCAAAGGGAAAGACTTTTACTTTTATCTCTATATCCCCAATAAATTCACTTTATTTCTCCTTAAGTTCATGATACTGTTCCTCTACATCTCCTTCAGATAAGCTGACTGCCCacttttttctccaaaggtttttTACGAATCTATGCatctaatatatatttcttataaatctatatatacaaatCTATATAAGCGTAATTGAACCCTTGAATTCTAATCTGTACTGTCAGTTGCCTGTCATATACTGTATGTCATATAAGTCCCATTAGCATCTAAAATGCCATAATTAAACTCATTGTCCCAACTGAACCTACCCTCCCTAGAGAAGTCTCTATATTCAAAAAAGATACTACCAATCTCTGTCATACTAATTCATAATCTCAAAGTTATTCTtgactcttctctctttttctggattcatTCAGTTGTTCCCAGTTGataaagttaagaaaagataaaggtagttttcaaaggAAGGAGTTAAAGCTATATatagcatatgaaaaaatgttccaaatgactaataatttaagaaattcaaatcaaagttatgggcagctaggtggcacaatggatagattctaggtctggagtcaggaagataccATCTTcttgagtacaaatctggccttaaatactatctgtgtgattctgagtaagtcgcttaaccttgtttgcctcagtttcctcatttgtaaaatgagttaaagaaggaaatggcaaaccactccagtattttcaccaaaaaagaaaaaaaaaaaaaaaaaaaaaaccctaaaaaaattCCAAACAGGGTCAGaaaaaatcaaacatgactgaaacaactaaaccaCAAAAATTAAAGTAAAGTACAGAAATTCTACCCTTAAactcatcagattggcaaagttgacctccacaaaggaaaatgacaactaTTGGGGgaattttaaaagtcaagcaCCTTAAGGCACTGTTAGAACTGTGAATTGGTACAGCCATTCTAAaaaacaacttggaactatgccccaaaagttttTTAACTCTGCATTCACACTCTTTGTGCCAAGtgataccattactaggtctatagttccaaagaaattaaaggacctatacatattatgaaaatatttgtagaagttCTTTTtctagtagcaaagaactgaaaactaaagGGGTGttgatcagttggagaatggctgagcaaattaTGATTATgtgaatgtaacaaaattattgtGCTCCAAGAAGTGAAGAAAGGAATAGTTTCAATGAAACCTGGAAAGATTACAgagtaaaatgaacaaaagaataacttgTTCAGTAGCAATGCTGTAAAAGCGAATAAAAGTTTTTAAGAATTCTTATCAAGGGACAGGGAAGTGGTACAAttgatagaacaccagccctgaagtcaggaggatctgaattcaaatctggtatcagacacttaacacttcctaactgtgtgaccctgggcaagtcacttaaccccaattgtctcagcagaaaaaaaagaattctcattAAGCAATGTCCAGCTGTGAGTCTAGAAGACCAGTGATAAAGCATTGTTCCCACCTCCTGATAAAGGAGTTGAACTTAGTAATATAGGATGATAAATGCAAACATACGAAATGCAAAAAATCACTTtgtttgattatatatatttgtcacaaagcttttttattttttcaatgggggtagaagaaagagaaaatatatttctgttaattgacaaaaaatttaattaaaaattgtatTCAGTTGTCAAAATCTATCAATTTTACCTCCACAGTATCTCTAGAATGCCCTCTCTCCACTCACATGCTTATCACCCTAGTTCTGAACTTCATCTGCTCTCACCTGGACTACTACACCAGCCTCATAATTGCTCTTCCTCAATTTCCCCCATTCACAGATAATCCACCTCCATATAGATGTCATATTTCCTAATGCACAAGTCTGTTTAGGTTGCGTATTCGCTTGTTCTTCAATTATTCCATATTGCTTCTAGACAAAAATATAGGTCCTCTATGATCTGGTTTCAAACAACCCTTTCTGTCCCTGTTTCACATTACTCTCCATTCATATATATTCCCTATATTCCAGCTAAACAAAATTACTCTGTTTTCTGAATTTAACTTATCTTCCCATCTATGTTTATAAACATAAACTGTGCTCCAAGCCTAAAAATACACTTTTCACATCTTTGCCTTTcaaaatccttctcttcctttacaaTTTAGCTTAAGTGGTTGTCCATAATATTTCCTCCCTGCCTCTTAGTGCTCTCTTTACCCCATTAAATATTACAAAACCActtgtttcctccttttttccctatcCTGCCTTATGTTTATGTGTTCATGTTATATTAAGTAGGGTGTAAGCTCtttgccctcctggcagttacaactactagtctgtcctaggcccaacagagtatctttgaccactgacctttgcagtgtcaactctacccggctcacctcctctgaggccttcaaaggtctctggccacgatctcttgaatctatagcttaataaccagtagcacgctcaagaacagccacgtgtaatcttaaaagcctttatcatacctactcacataatgccctgacttgatgccctgacttgttgatTCCCtagtacatttttatatatatatatatatatatatatatatatatgtgtgtgtatatatatatgtgtatatatatgtatatatatgtgtatatatatatatatatatatattttagaacttCTCAAAATGCTTTacgcatagtaggtacttatatgtatgtgtatatatatgtatatatatgtgtatgtgtatatatatgtatatatatatgtgtatatatgtatatatatgtgtatatatatatatatatatatatattttttttttttttagaacttctCAAAATGCTTTacgcatagtaggtacttaatacttattgaattgactTTGTCAAGAAGAGTAGACCTATTTATCAAACTCTCTGAGAGTAATATGATGTATTTatcttttaggaaaagaaaattacttcACCTAAGAAGAAATTGCCTCCAAAGAAACAACCAAAACCCTTAGACCTTCCTCCCTGTGTAAATCCAGGCAATCCTGTATTTTCCTGTATGTTGGATCCACCTACCCTCCAAACATGTACTACATTGTCAAAACCTCAGATGATCATGTATAAAACAACTTCAGGGGGTTATGGTGAAATAACACCTATACCACCATTTCTTCCTTGCAACTTTTTCCCAAAGAGTAATACATTTACAAATCACCTTAAACTGACTGGAATGTTTCAGAATAATTATCTGAACACTGTTCTTGACAGAGGCAGAGTGATTGACTTTCCAAATTTTCAACACACTCTATGAAAATACTATTTGTATTTAtggggaaattttcattttggaaagatATGCATTTAATGTTAGGGCTAAAAGTCATTCATGTAACAAAAATATTTGGACCACATTGAAGATACTTAAAATGAATAAACCAGGTGGTTAAGGTAATTGTCTTCTTACCTGAATGACAGATCTTTGATTTTAATGTTTCTCACCCAACCCCTGTGGAATATTAGAAATAGCAGTTACCTCAGaataggtgaagtaaaaaaatataataaaagaaattaaattggatATATTCTTATCTAAgccatttctttattctttggatTTATGTTCCTGAAAAGaacttcaaaatgttttttattatctcatttacatATAAAACATCCTTATTATAAGATGCTCAAAGAAATTGATGAAGTAGAATTCATGCCCattcattttgagatttttttaaattgtttttattaaaaaaggcAACATAGCAAATTAAAAACTATAAGGTATTCACTGTGTCAGTACTTACATTTCTAAAAATACTTATTATTCTGTGTTCAGTACCTAAAGAATTTCACATTGACATGTAGTAATTCTATAGAATTCTCAGTAAGTAGTAACTAGTAAACCCTCTAATGTGTgggtgaaaaaaattaaagttagaaTATAGGCTTTTAAATGATCATAGGAGGAAATTTGGGGTAGGAGAATTCCTTTcagaaaaagtttgaaaagttaAAGCATTTTCATGGCAAACACATAAGTTAAGAATAGTTGCAGAAAGAAATAACAGAACAAAATGGTTTGATTTAACAGActaattttatacacacatacacacatatatacatatatttattatatatgtgtcaTCAAACTAAATAGGATCCATAAAGTATCTGGCTGAAATGTGCCACTGTGATTTCCATTCTTAAAGATCTTACATAGTAACTATAAATTGTTCTCAGTTCTAAGGCAGATAGTTGGTAGAGGCTATACTAACTCTACTACCCAGTATAATAAtgttttcaaaatccattttattctcacaactgTAAGATATGTAGAGGAAATGCTATCATTTGACAAGGAAATAAAAGGTTATTCATTTACAAAGTGGTGGAATTCAGATTTGAAGCAAGAGCTCTAAAAGGTTTAGAGAAGAACAGCAATGATCAAAAGATCTTCATTgtaaaaagatgattaaaaaacagGGTTCTTTACCTTTAAAGATAAAAGCTAAAAAGTATTATGATCAAACTCTAGAAATGATTTCTTCTATGTTACTAATACAGAGGAAATAAGTTCATATTCACATTAACTGTAAAATACTTAGAACAAGGATTTAACCCTTGAAACTTTAgagtttttatataaataaaaatgttttaccagaGTCAAGTATACATATACTGTCTTGTATTATTAAGCATTGTGTTTTTCCAATACATAAAATTTATGGATTTCATTACTCCCAAAGACAGAAACGTCTGTGAGTTATTTAGATAAATCATTAATGTATTTTCAACACTTTTGATACTGATTGGGCAACAGTCTCCTCCCACAAAGTACTTTGGATTGGAACTAATCATGTTACACTTCCTAGCCTCCTTAGCCTCTGTACAATGGTAATATTGTATAGAATGCATTGTGTAGAATGCACATATAGAATGAAACATGGAATTTTCAATAATTATATTCCTAGGAGCAAccagttggtgtagtggatagagcagcagccctgaagtcaggaggcctgagttcaaatgtggcctcagatacttaacacttcctagttatgtgacccagGGCAGGTCAcctaagcccaattgcctcaccaaaaaaaaaaaaaaaatcctattcctagaggcagctaggtgccacCACTTAgagaactgggcctggagtcaagaaaatcagAGTTCATACATGacttcacttactagctgtatgacagtaaggcaaatcacttaatcattgtcggcctcagtttccttcccaaaatgaggttaataatcaGTACCTATTTCCCAAGGTgattgagaatcaaatgaaatgtttaaGTACCTGCATTTAATGGTTAATATTTGTGGTGGTCCACCTGAGGGCTGAGACTATTACGAACATTTAGGAGAGGGAACAGGAAGGCTGTGGAATGTCTTGATGAAATAGATCAGAATTCTCcctctttacttcaatctcataCCTATAAACTGTCTTCCTGGTCTTAACATCCAGAGACAAAAGATCATAAGATCTTAACCAATTTAGAAGTGATGGGGAATAGCTCCTGCCCATTACCTCCATTTTGTGGTAAAGTCTCAAGCAATAAAGTAACCAATTTTGAATAGatgcccttctttcttttctctcagcattGGTTTCCCTATGCTAGCTCCAGTCTCATGTTCCTTTTaatctttctaaaagaaaatttcGATCTCAGATACTGAAAAACACAAATGATGTTCCTGGGAAAGGCTTAACTGCTAACTTCTTACTTTTTCTCAAATCATTCTTGCTAGCAGAGTCACATTTAACCAGCTTTTCTATTTTCTGTAGGAAAAGAGTTCCAAATCCACTAATGGATTCATTTCTACTCCAAATAGAGGAACTTTATCTAGAACTAAAATTCATTCCCCCATCAATGAATGATATTgctattttttccacttttcctttatttttctataacCCTTAAAACTGCTAGAAGAATAACTTTCCACTAGTCAACACAAAGTAAGAgtctatatttaagaaatgctATTTGAGCAAAACAAAGTACATGTAATTAATATACTGGTAAACAGGATTAAGataaaattcatctttctgaaatcaatatTTACCCCAATCAGAAGCAAGGCTTACATGAAATATGGTTTAATTAATATACTCAAATTAGT
The DNA window shown above is from Sminthopsis crassicaudata isolate SCR6 chromosome 2, ASM4859323v1, whole genome shotgun sequence and carries:
- the PIERCE2 gene encoding piercer of microtubule wall 2 protein, with translation MKLPVLNELDCPKSKADIEKKITSPKKKLPPKKQPKPLDLPPCVNPGNPVFSCMLDPPTLQTCTTLSKPQMIMYKTTSGGYGEITPIPPFLPCNFFPKSNTFTNHLKLTGMFQNNYLNTVLDRGRVIDFPNFQHTL